Proteins encoded within one genomic window of Tachysurus vachellii isolate PV-2020 chromosome 16, HZAU_Pvac_v1, whole genome shotgun sequence:
- the bik gene encoding bcl-2-interacting killer, with product MVEQALQVSSAISPQAGPSEVENHILSEINMRRATQQIGRQLAQIGDELNSTWREKLPQQRHLDWQFRPNILIWRAFNRRIIGSLQWSKIMPMIRASRLVPELHIQACQGTMKWINWVKPHFPGWSCKTKCFLASAALLLAATVFNATKI from the exons ATGGTGGAACAAGCACTACAAGTGAGCAGTGCCATTTCCCCTCAGGCTGGACCTAGCGAGGTGGAAAACCACATTCTCTCCGAGATCAACATGAG GAGAGCTACTCAGCAAATTGGTCGTCAGCTGGCTCAGATCGGAGATGAACTGAACAGCACGTGGAGGGAGAAACTCCCTCAGCAACGACACCTAGACTGGCAGTTTCGTCCGAACATATTGATCTGGAGAGCCTTCAACAG GAGGATCATTGGCAGCCTTCAGTGGTCTAAGATCATGCCGATGATAAGAGCATCCAGGCTGGTTCCAGAGCTGCACATACAAGCCTGCCAGGGAACTATGAAGTGGATCAACTGG GTAAAGCCACACTTTCCTGGTTGGTCCTGCAAGACAAAATGTTTCCTAGCTTCTGCTGCACTGCTATTAGCTGCAACTGTCTTTAATGCAACCAAGATTTAA
- the mcat gene encoding malonyl-CoA-acyl carrier protein transacylase, mitochondrial, producing MSLIALVHCRSAALRCFCSKAAVLHCRKLSDHVQKLEQTQPEEKKPVEEKQRVRKPPGKVSVLLFPGQGSQFVGMGRGLLKYSNVKDMFTVAEKVLGYDLLSLCMNGPEEDLMKTVHCQPAVFITSLAAVERLNHENPAAIENCVAAAGFSVGEFAALVFSGAMDFAEALFAVKVRAEAMQKASDLTPSGMLSVIGRPQANYKYACLQAREHCRSLGIQNPVCSIANYLFPDGRVIAGHLEALDFLQKTSKQLHFVRTKLLPVSGAFHTELMEPAVQPLSEVLRQIQVRRPEIAVHSNVDGKRYMQEKHVQQQLVKQLVSPVKWEQVMHEIYERTRGQEFPNTYEVGPGRQLGATLQKCNMKAFKNYTHVDVALPQDD from the exons ATGAGTTTGATAGCTCTGGTTCACTGTAGAAGTGCAGCATTAAGGTGTTTTTGTAGCAAGGCTGCTGTTCTTCATTGCAGAAAACTCAGTGATCATGTTCAGAAACTGGAGCAAACTCAGCCAGAAGAGAAGAAGCCGGTGGAGGAGAAACAGAGGGTAAGGAAACCCCCAGGGAAAGTGTCTGTGCTGCTGTTCCCTGGGCAGGGCAGTCAGTTTGTGGGCATGGGCAGAGGACTGCTCAAGTACAGCAACGTTAAGGACATGTTCACTGTGGCTGAGAAAGTGCTGGGGTATGACCTTCTCTCACTGTGCATGAATGGACCCGAGGAGGATCTGATGAAGACAGTACATTGCCAACCAGCTGTATTCATCACATCTTTAGCTGCTGTGGAAAGACTGAATCACGAAAACCCTGCT GCAATAGAGAACTGTGTTGCTGCTGCTGGTTTCAGTGTTGGGGAGTTTGCTGCTTTGGTATTCTCTGGTGCTATGGACTTTGCTGAAG CCCTTTTTGCAGTGAAAGTGAGGGCAGAAGCCATGCAGAAAGCCTCAGATTTGACCCCAAGTGGAATGTTATCTGTAATTGGTAGACCTCAAGCCAATTACAAATATGCCTGCCTTCAAGCTAGAGAGCACTGTCGTTCTCTGGGTATACAGAATCCTGTTTGCTCCATTGCAAATTACTTGTTTCCAGATGGGAGGGTCATTGCTGGACATCTTGAG GCCTTGGATTTCCTCCAGAAAACCTCGAAGCAGCTGCATTTTGTTCGGACGAAGCTGCTGCCAGTAAGCGGGGCTTTCCACACAGAGCTGATGGAGCCAGCTGTGCAGCCTCTGAGCGAGGTGCTGCGCCAGATACAGGTGCGCCGGCCTGAGATTGCAGTCCACTCGAACGTCGATGGAAAGCGTTACATGCAAGAAAAACATGTGCAGCAGCAGCTGGTCAAGCAGCTGGTGTCACCGGTGAAGTGGGAGCAGGTGATGCATGAGATTTATGAGCGGACACGTGGACAGGAGTTTCCTAACACATACGAAGTGGGACCTGGGAGACAACTGGGGGCTACACTGCAGAAGTGCAACATGAAGGCATTTAAGAACTACACACACGTTGATGTGGCACTTCCACAAGACGATTGA